One Leifsonia shinshuensis DNA window includes the following coding sequences:
- a CDS encoding toxic anion resistance protein: MEASPGSASDGAAGDGAAGDAAARPENAGLHAPEAVPELPDERAMGMMSVSPQRAAELESRAREWIRDLAASEPDSEAFRRKIAGFSRLGDKEMQESSDASRQMLSRPATALAAARGKAVRTDPQYGVLRTLQALRATVSDFDPQHASKSYRMLARMPGGRRLRKYVERFESAQKQLDSIVVSLDHGEEWLRRDNEEIENERTALWRTTERLNEYVTLAAALDRATVERAGELRLTDPLRAATLEKEALFPIRQRRQDLTTQIAVSVQAYLALDVIKKNNVELIKGVERAKTTTVSALRTAVVVAQALENQRLVIDQLGSLHQSTNALIGRTGEVLRDQTEQIQKEQTTSAVDAQVLQRAFDDVFATMDGIDVYRGQAITSMSQTVDALEHQVARSRSYLKRARPDRDQPGPVN, encoded by the coding sequence GTGGAAGCCAGTCCCGGATCGGCGAGCGACGGCGCGGCGGGTGACGGCGCGGCGGGTGACGCAGCAGCGCGTCCCGAGAACGCCGGCCTGCACGCACCGGAGGCCGTGCCCGAGCTCCCCGACGAGCGCGCCATGGGCATGATGAGCGTCTCGCCGCAGCGGGCCGCCGAGCTGGAGTCCCGCGCCCGCGAGTGGATCCGCGACCTCGCGGCCTCCGAGCCGGACAGCGAGGCCTTCCGGCGCAAGATCGCAGGCTTCTCCCGCCTCGGCGACAAGGAGATGCAGGAGTCCAGCGACGCCTCCCGGCAGATGCTGAGCCGTCCGGCCACGGCGCTCGCGGCGGCGCGCGGCAAGGCGGTGCGGACCGACCCGCAGTACGGCGTCCTCCGCACCCTCCAGGCGCTGCGCGCGACGGTGAGCGACTTCGACCCGCAGCACGCCAGCAAGAGCTACCGGATGCTGGCGCGGATGCCCGGCGGCCGCCGCCTCCGCAAGTACGTCGAGCGGTTCGAGTCGGCGCAGAAGCAGCTGGACTCCATCGTCGTCTCCCTCGACCACGGCGAGGAGTGGCTGCGCCGCGACAACGAGGAGATCGAGAACGAGCGCACGGCGCTGTGGCGGACCACCGAGCGGCTCAACGAGTACGTCACCCTGGCCGCCGCGCTCGACCGAGCGACCGTCGAGCGCGCCGGGGAGCTGCGCCTCACCGACCCGCTGCGCGCCGCGACCCTGGAGAAGGAGGCGCTCTTCCCGATCCGGCAGCGCCGCCAGGACCTCACCACGCAGATCGCGGTCTCCGTGCAGGCCTACCTCGCGCTCGACGTCATCAAGAAGAACAACGTCGAGCTGATCAAAGGCGTCGAGCGCGCCAAGACCACGACGGTCTCCGCGCTGCGCACGGCGGTCGTCGTCGCGCAAGCTCTGGAGAACCAGCGCCTCGTCATCGACCAGCTCGGCTCTCTCCACCAGAGCACGAACGCCCTGATCGGCCGCACCGGTGAGGTGCTGCGCGACCAGACCGAGCAGATCCAGAAGGAGCAGACCACCTCCGCCGTCGACGCGCAGGTGCTGCAGCGCGCGTTCGACGACGTGTTCGCGACCATGGACGGCATCGACGTGTACCGCGGGCAGGCGATCACGA
- a CDS encoding GNAT family N-acetyltransferase encodes MDGIGFEQATVENVAAIEALVHEAYGPYVARLGVTPAPLTADYTAIVAEGRAVLARRDGQVVGLLISALHSGYMEVENIAVAAGERGTGLGSRLLDLADGQARAAGVTEVRLYTNAGMTENVAYYPRRGFRETGRRESGGFDRVFFARTVGPRRTSQD; translated from the coding sequence ATGGACGGCATCGGGTTCGAGCAGGCGACCGTGGAAAATGTTGCGGCGATCGAGGCGCTCGTCCACGAGGCCTACGGACCCTACGTCGCCCGTCTCGGAGTGACGCCCGCGCCGCTGACGGCGGACTACACCGCGATCGTCGCCGAAGGCAGGGCGGTGCTGGCGCGCCGGGACGGACAGGTCGTCGGACTGCTGATCAGCGCGCTGCACTCCGGTTACATGGAGGTCGAGAACATCGCCGTGGCTGCGGGCGAGCGCGGCACCGGGCTCGGGTCGCGACTGCTCGACCTCGCCGACGGCCAGGCGAGGGCGGCCGGGGTGACGGAGGTGCGCCTCTACACGAACGCGGGGATGACCGAGAACGTCGCCTACTACCCGCGCCGCGGCTTCCGCGAGACCGGCCGCCGCGAATCGGGAGGCTTCGACCGCGTCTTCTTCGCGCGCACCGTCGGCCCGCGGAGGACGTCGCAGGACTGA